A genomic segment from Polyangium mundeleinium encodes:
- a CDS encoding M48 family metallopeptidase, producing MAQVGTLDFKGFIENRKEQRAGGVDGGGHAYAYVSDRTTRAAFDKMKPVELAVAASVRFFKAVGKSDLLGHAVKVGTNQFPRVHGIAAECAQTLGIATPTVYILNNPQMNAATYGTNDDSFIMVHSALVDHFSDEDLRNVIGHECGHIHNSHVVYLTAMHYLKIMASRLLGPLVEPAVVALSSWSRRAEVTCDRAGLLCCRSLEVAQRTFAKLALGSAKLYAELNMDAFLAQYEEGREGVGRYRELLASHPYLPKRVMALRTFAESELYKKHIGQEGPGLSMEEVDEKVHDIIKVVG from the coding sequence ATGGCACAAGTCGGGACGCTCGATTTCAAGGGCTTCATCGAGAACCGCAAAGAACAGCGCGCAGGCGGCGTGGACGGGGGTGGACACGCGTATGCGTACGTCTCCGATCGGACGACGCGCGCCGCGTTCGACAAGATGAAGCCGGTCGAGCTGGCGGTCGCCGCCTCCGTCCGGTTCTTCAAGGCCGTCGGCAAGAGTGATCTCCTCGGCCACGCAGTGAAGGTCGGGACGAACCAGTTCCCGCGCGTGCATGGCATCGCCGCCGAATGCGCGCAGACGCTCGGCATCGCGACGCCGACCGTTTACATCCTGAACAACCCGCAGATGAACGCGGCGACGTACGGGACGAACGATGACTCGTTCATCATGGTCCACTCCGCGCTCGTCGATCACTTCTCCGACGAGGACCTGCGAAACGTCATCGGCCACGAGTGCGGCCACATCCACAACAGCCACGTCGTCTACCTGACGGCGATGCACTACCTCAAGATCATGGCCTCGCGCTTGCTCGGCCCGCTGGTCGAGCCCGCGGTGGTCGCGCTGTCGAGCTGGTCGCGCCGCGCCGAGGTCACGTGTGATCGCGCGGGGCTGCTCTGCTGCAGGAGCCTCGAGGTCGCGCAGCGGACCTTTGCCAAGCTCGCGCTCGGATCGGCAAAACTCTACGCCGAGCTCAACATGGACGCGTTCCTCGCGCAGTACGAGGAGGGCCGGGAGGGCGTGGGCCGCTACCGCGAGCTGCTCGCGAGCCACCCCTACCTGCCGAAGCGCGTGATGGCCCTGCGCACGTTCGCCGAGAGTGAGCTTTACAAGAAGCACATCGGCCAGGAAGGCCCCGGCCTCTCGATGGAAGAGGTCGACGAGAAGGTGCACGACATCATCAAGGTGGTCGGGTAG
- a CDS encoding homoserine kinase produces MGIFTALSQDDAQALGARFGLVVTGARGLDAGSVNTSYELAIEGGSRVFLRIYEGANVASAEREARLLAHLAERGVPTPMPLLLASGGGSFVAEHAGKPAVVFPWIEGDVRCQRGVTEAHARAVGEGLARVHLAGASFGEPLMTRFGPEDLAARLAGLRERTDAPEHVQQILPALERRLDHLSRVSLGPTLPVIHADLFRDNVLFRDGALTALLDFESASSGAAAFDLMVTVLAWCFGDGLDRGLARALARGYSTVRALADDERAALRDAALFATLRFTITRITDYELRPRGVVAFKDYRRFVARGAAIEALSTRELAEMLGV; encoded by the coding sequence ATGGGCATCTTCACGGCACTCTCGCAGGATGATGCGCAGGCGCTCGGCGCGCGCTTCGGGCTCGTCGTCACGGGCGCCCGCGGGCTCGACGCGGGCAGCGTAAACACGAGCTACGAGCTCGCTATCGAAGGCGGGAGCCGTGTCTTTTTGCGGATCTACGAGGGCGCGAATGTGGCCTCGGCCGAGCGGGAGGCGCGCCTGCTCGCGCACCTCGCCGAGCGCGGCGTGCCCACCCCCATGCCGCTGCTCCTCGCCTCCGGAGGCGGCTCGTTCGTGGCCGAACACGCGGGCAAACCCGCGGTCGTCTTCCCGTGGATCGAAGGCGACGTCCGCTGTCAGCGCGGGGTGACCGAGGCGCACGCGCGCGCCGTCGGGGAAGGGCTCGCCCGTGTCCACCTCGCGGGCGCGTCGTTCGGCGAGCCGCTCATGACGCGGTTCGGCCCCGAGGACCTCGCGGCGCGGCTCGCGGGCCTTCGCGAGCGGACGGACGCACCGGAGCACGTGCAGCAAATCCTGCCCGCGCTCGAACGGCGGCTCGACCACCTCTCCCGTGTGAGCCTCGGCCCGACGCTCCCGGTGATCCATGCCGATCTCTTTCGGGACAACGTTCTGTTCCGGGACGGCGCGCTCACCGCGCTCCTCGATTTCGAGAGCGCGTCGAGCGGCGCGGCCGCGTTCGACCTCATGGTCACGGTGCTCGCGTGGTGCTTCGGGGACGGGCTCGATCGAGGCCTCGCGCGGGCGCTCGCGCGCGGATATTCCACGGTCCGCGCCCTCGCGGACGACGAGCGAGCGGCGCTCCGCGATGCGGCGCTCTTCGCGACGCTTCGCTTCACGATCACGCGCATCACGGACTACGAATTGCGCCCGCGCGGCGTGGTCGCCTTCAAAGATTACCGGCGCTTCGTGGCGCGCGGCGCGGCCATCGAGGCGCTCTCGACGCGCGAGCTCGCCGAAATGCTCGGCGTGTGA
- the hflX gene encoding GTPase HflX produces the protein MQQIYGNTTGLSPHAVRLLERIYRRKVPLDHVATPELVKSLAEASHVTGRQVGALVHRSGEIDYVVVGDATKLMLPDIGRLRAAEGRFRALRLVHTHLYNEQLTRDDIVDLVRLRLDLVAAIQLSPEGEAKTMDLAYNTPPSPVAEGEDPRNGLPYRRVGPLPVGRIDIHFGGLISALEDEFARRSRIFTHAKDGRAILVHVAEKSKQGAYAEAEDSLRELAELSRTAGVEVVDNVVQLREKIDPRLVVGKGKLDDIVLRAAELDAATLVFDRNLTPSQASAISKHADLKVIDRTQLILDIFAQRAESADGKLQVELAQLKYALPRLALKDDSLSRLTGGIGGRGPGETKLEIGRRRAKERVSFLEAQLKKLSRQREQRRRKRARKDVPIVSIVGYTNAGKSTLLNTLTGSDTIAENKLFATLDTRSRRIRFPEEREVIITDTVGFIRELPKDLFAAFRATFEEAADADLILHVVDASDPAHDQHIATTEELLGELGLSSIPRILVFNKVDLVEKGEARRLLFGNKSAVLVSATNRETTRALLATIADRLKDRWEQARTVPAYDVDEDEAQAGEGDAADAAPAEEAESSLTTLAELTAGKRYRRTTLRV, from the coding sequence ATGCAACAAATCTACGGAAACACCACGGGGCTGAGCCCCCACGCGGTTCGACTGCTCGAGCGTATCTATCGGCGCAAGGTCCCCCTCGATCACGTGGCCACGCCGGAGCTCGTCAAATCCCTCGCCGAGGCCTCGCACGTGACGGGGCGCCAGGTCGGCGCGCTCGTCCATCGATCGGGCGAGATCGACTACGTCGTCGTCGGTGACGCGACGAAGCTCATGCTCCCCGACATCGGCCGCCTGCGCGCCGCCGAGGGCCGCTTCCGCGCGCTCCGCCTCGTTCACACGCACCTCTACAACGAGCAGCTCACGCGCGACGACATCGTCGACCTCGTGCGCCTGCGCCTCGACCTCGTGGCCGCGATCCAGCTCTCGCCCGAAGGCGAGGCGAAGACGATGGATCTCGCGTACAACACGCCGCCATCCCCGGTTGCAGAGGGCGAGGATCCGCGAAATGGGTTGCCCTATCGGCGCGTGGGCCCGCTGCCCGTGGGCCGCATCGACATCCATTTCGGCGGGCTCATCAGCGCGCTCGAAGACGAGTTCGCCCGAAGGTCGCGCATCTTCACGCACGCGAAGGACGGCCGTGCGATCCTCGTGCACGTCGCGGAGAAGTCGAAGCAAGGCGCGTATGCGGAGGCCGAGGACAGCCTGCGCGAGCTCGCCGAGCTCTCGCGCACCGCGGGCGTCGAGGTCGTCGACAACGTCGTGCAGCTCCGCGAGAAGATCGACCCGCGCCTCGTCGTGGGGAAGGGCAAGCTCGACGACATCGTCTTGCGAGCGGCCGAGCTCGACGCAGCGACCTTGGTCTTCGATCGCAACCTCACGCCTTCGCAGGCCTCCGCGATCTCCAAGCACGCCGACCTCAAGGTCATCGATCGGACGCAGCTCATCCTCGACATCTTCGCGCAGCGCGCCGAGTCCGCGGACGGCAAGCTCCAGGTCGAGCTCGCACAGCTCAAGTACGCCCTGCCGCGCCTCGCGTTGAAGGACGACTCGCTCTCGCGCCTCACCGGCGGCATCGGCGGGCGTGGCCCCGGCGAAACCAAGCTCGAAATCGGGCGCCGCCGCGCCAAGGAGCGCGTCTCGTTCCTCGAAGCGCAGCTCAAAAAGCTCTCGCGTCAGCGCGAGCAGCGGCGCCGCAAGCGCGCGCGCAAGGACGTGCCGATCGTGAGCATCGTCGGCTACACGAACGCGGGCAAGAGCACGCTCCTGAACACGCTCACGGGCTCGGACACGATCGCGGAGAACAAGCTCTTCGCCACGCTCGACACGCGCTCGCGCCGGATCCGTTTTCCCGAAGAACGCGAGGTGATCATCACGGACACCGTGGGCTTCATCCGCGAGCTGCCGAAGGACCTGTTCGCCGCGTTCCGCGCCACGTTCGAGGAGGCCGCCGACGCGGACCTCATCCTGCACGTGGTCGACGCGAGCGACCCGGCCCACGACCAGCACATCGCGACGACCGAGGAGCTGCTCGGCGAGCTCGGGCTCTCGTCGATCCCGCGGATCCTGGTCTTCAACAAGGTCGACCTCGTCGAGAAGGGCGAGGCGCGGCGGCTGCTCTTCGGCAACAAGAGCGCGGTGCTCGTCTCCGCGACGAACCGCGAGACGACACGCGCGTTGCTCGCGACGATCGCCGATCGGCTGAAGGATCGGTGGGAGCAGGCGAGGACGGTGCCGGCCTACGACGTGGACGAGGACGAAGCGCAGGCAGGCGAGGGCGACGCCGCGGATGCGGCGCCTGCCGAGGAGGCGGAATCGTCGCTCACGACGCTCGCCGAGCTCACGGCGGGCAAGCGTTATCGGCGGACGACGTTGCGGGTTTGA
- a CDS encoding PEGA domain-containing protein — MRSSSGRLTSLHTAAVLTSLLALTASPAAYAQAKAPAAAPAAPAADKKPAAAAPAKKDDKAAAAAAPAKKDDKAAAAPAKKDDKAAAAPAKKDEKTAAAKPAKPLTDKQKKDIATQALKDGDTAFEKGEFQAALDAYKTADETLPGLNAKFKVAVALEKLNKVQEAVAAYQGFLAAIDEQAADKKKKFDPKKWEDRVNEAKAKIEALKKTPATVKIATTPETAAGLLVAVDGKEPAPAGELKLEPGKHTLVYSAKGFITSQPQEVEVAFGETRELPAPTLEAEPPPPPPPPPPPPPPPPPPPPPPPPAAPKSYVPAYVTLGLAGVGAVVGTIFGVSALGAKSDFEANPTVDNADKTDRNALIADMSFAVALTFGVTGAVLLFGGDDKPAQQTATTKLYKPVVAPFVGPTGGGGVVSFKF; from the coding sequence ATGCGATCGAGTTCGGGCCGGCTGACGTCGTTGCACACGGCAGCAGTGCTCACGAGTCTGTTGGCGCTCACGGCGTCTCCGGCGGCGTACGCGCAGGCGAAGGCTCCTGCCGCTGCGCCCGCCGCCCCCGCCGCGGACAAGAAGCCTGCTGCGGCGGCGCCGGCCAAGAAGGACGACAAGGCCGCGGCTGCCGCGGCGCCCGCGAAGAAGGACGACAAGGCCGCCGCCGCTCCTGCGAAGAAGGACGACAAGGCCGCCGCCGCTCCTGCGAAGAAGGACGAGAAGACCGCCGCCGCGAAGCCGGCGAAGCCTCTCACCGACAAGCAGAAGAAGGACATCGCGACGCAGGCCCTGAAGGACGGCGACACCGCCTTCGAGAAGGGCGAGTTCCAGGCCGCGCTCGACGCGTACAAGACCGCCGACGAGACGCTCCCGGGCCTCAACGCGAAGTTCAAGGTCGCTGTCGCGCTCGAGAAGCTCAACAAGGTGCAGGAGGCCGTCGCGGCCTACCAGGGCTTCCTCGCGGCGATCGACGAGCAGGCCGCCGACAAGAAGAAGAAGTTCGATCCCAAGAAGTGGGAAGACCGCGTCAACGAGGCGAAGGCCAAGATCGAGGCGCTCAAGAAGACGCCTGCGACGGTCAAGATCGCCACGACGCCGGAGACGGCCGCGGGCCTCCTGGTCGCGGTCGACGGCAAGGAGCCCGCGCCCGCCGGCGAGCTGAAGCTCGAGCCGGGCAAGCACACGCTCGTCTACTCGGCGAAGGGCTTCATCACCTCGCAGCCACAAGAGGTCGAGGTCGCCTTCGGGGAGACGAGGGAGTTGCCGGCGCCGACGCTCGAAGCCGAGCCTCCGCCGCCCCCGCCGCCTCCGCCGCCCCCGCCGCCCCCGCCGCCTCCGCCGCCCCCGCCGCCTCCGCCGGCCGCACCGAAGTCGTACGTCCCCGCGTACGTGACGCTCGGCCTCGCGGGTGTGGGCGCAGTCGTCGGCACGATCTTCGGCGTCTCGGCGCTCGGCGCGAAGAGCGACTTCGAAGCGAACCCGACGGTCGACAACGCCGACAAGACCGATCGCAACGCGCTCATCGCGGACATGTCGTTCGCCGTGGCGCTCACGTTCGGCGTGACCGGCGCCGTGCTGCTGTTCGGCGGCGATGACAAGCCCGCCCAGCAGACGGCCACGACCAAGCTCTACAAGCCGGTCGTCGCGCCCTTCGTCGGTCCGACGGGCGGCGGCGGCGTCGTGTCGTTCAAGTTCTGA
- a CDS encoding precorrin-2 dehydrogenase/sirohydrochlorin ferrochelatase family protein, whose amino-acid sequence MRYLPVEVDVQGRLALVVGASAEIVPKVERLLAAGARVVVVAPGEVDPAIEALSAEGRLDLQRREPSTGDVDGKAIVFVATSEDGRAAPFHARGVAEGRLVCTLDRPELSTFVNPAVARAHGLTMTFATGGTSPGVARRIREDLEALFGDPRFGRFLGALEGLRARLPRGERAGRMAEAVKGFALDAKLRFPAWVERGEEP is encoded by the coding sequence GTGCGGTACTTGCCGGTCGAAGTGGATGTGCAGGGGCGCCTGGCGCTCGTGGTCGGGGCGAGCGCGGAGATCGTGCCCAAGGTGGAGCGGCTGCTCGCCGCGGGAGCGCGGGTCGTGGTCGTCGCGCCGGGGGAGGTCGATCCGGCGATCGAGGCGCTTTCGGCGGAAGGGCGGCTCGACTTGCAGCGGAGGGAGCCGTCAACGGGCGACGTCGACGGCAAGGCCATCGTCTTCGTGGCCACCTCGGAGGACGGCCGCGCAGCGCCATTTCACGCCCGCGGGGTCGCGGAGGGGCGGCTCGTGTGCACGCTCGACAGGCCGGAACTGTCGACGTTCGTGAACCCGGCAGTCGCCCGGGCCCATGGCCTCACAATGACGTTCGCGACCGGCGGCACGAGCCCGGGGGTGGCGCGGCGCATCCGCGAGGACCTGGAAGCGCTCTTCGGCGATCCGCGGTTCGGGCGGTTCCTCGGGGCGCTCGAAGGCCTGCGGGCCCGGCTGCCGCGGGGGGAGCGCGCGGGGCGGATGGCCGAGGCCGTGAAGGGGTTTGCTCTGGACGCGAAGCTTCGTTTTCCCGCGTGGGTGGAGCGGGGCGAGGAGCCCTGA
- a CDS encoding sigma-70 family RNA polymerase sigma factor yields MSVTMPAAGMAGTPERIPGAAFRAAAALHLQRNTHLSREALARDLRDRLARRGIRYHLRTLKRQLSGAVATVPPEVDRALREAIAEVGGEDAIAAVERALVEAGLAGASSATAPTYIVCERMLPLAQLWLYLHPERSKRALAFRLREELERSGIRLNVDSLQSILAGKQRLVRREIQDALFALLRHDGVTSSADAEARIDAMSREILGAQEGRVFESARRIHELAKAWKVEHKEPSSRRLALLLKERLAERGVVIGLPHVQKLVDGRARRVRHAMSRAIESILRGDAASVVIEAPATKDGPPTGVELDLAWVKAAPIAELARKHVAENPGMTMRKLAIRISREVEAFGYVTSPNTIQPILGGHKKKTRGFIYRAMLHLDGVAPTRVPEEHVFGAPHGERSTEPPPSADPPLDAESRPRSHLAPKASSPDGAARKPRPEGLGSSPAAQSPFGAYRAAIRRYQVLDRETELDLAWRYRREGDHAAANTLVESHLQFVVKVAAQYRGYGMQLSDLVEEGNLGLLEAVRRFEPSRNLRFKTYAVYWIRAYIVDHLLREWSMVGGGTGPLVSRTFFRLRRERAKLEMQLGEGDASIDTLLATRFQTTEDAIRSMSQRVASRDTSLDAQARMEGGPTLLEMLRDPSSDPEHLTASAERDAFVRGVVGRVWKALDPRERLIVEERLLSDDDEVSLADLGRRLGVSRERMRQLEARTKSKLRSAFEAVVREGSEAAEVLLAATQPEPEIEALCA; encoded by the coding sequence ATGAGCGTGACGATGCCGGCGGCGGGGATGGCAGGGACGCCCGAACGGATCCCGGGCGCCGCGTTCCGAGCTGCGGCGGCCCTGCACCTGCAACGAAACACGCACCTCTCACGCGAAGCCCTCGCGCGGGACCTGCGCGATCGGCTCGCGCGGCGCGGGATTCGCTACCACCTGCGCACGCTGAAGCGGCAGCTCTCGGGGGCGGTCGCGACGGTGCCGCCCGAGGTCGACCGCGCGCTGCGAGAGGCGATCGCCGAGGTGGGAGGCGAGGACGCGATCGCCGCAGTCGAGCGTGCCCTCGTCGAGGCCGGGCTCGCGGGCGCGTCCTCGGCCACGGCGCCCACGTACATCGTCTGCGAGCGGATGCTGCCGCTCGCCCAGCTCTGGCTCTACCTGCACCCCGAGCGATCGAAGCGTGCGCTCGCTTTTCGCCTGCGCGAGGAGCTCGAGCGGAGCGGGATCCGCCTCAACGTCGACTCGCTCCAGAGCATCCTCGCCGGTAAGCAGAGGCTCGTGCGGCGCGAGATCCAGGACGCGCTCTTCGCGCTCCTGCGCCACGATGGCGTGACGTCGTCGGCCGACGCCGAGGCGCGCATCGACGCGATGTCGCGCGAGATCCTCGGCGCGCAGGAGGGCCGGGTCTTCGAGAGCGCGCGCCGGATCCACGAGCTCGCGAAGGCGTGGAAGGTCGAGCACAAGGAGCCGTCGTCACGCAGGCTCGCGCTCTTGCTCAAGGAGCGGCTCGCCGAGCGAGGGGTCGTGATCGGCCTGCCGCACGTGCAGAAGCTCGTCGACGGGCGCGCGCGTCGCGTGCGGCATGCAATGTCGAGGGCGATCGAGTCGATCCTGCGCGGAGACGCGGCGTCTGTGGTGATCGAGGCGCCCGCCACGAAGGACGGGCCGCCCACGGGCGTCGAGCTGGATCTCGCCTGGGTGAAGGCCGCGCCCATCGCCGAGCTCGCCCGCAAGCACGTGGCCGAGAACCCGGGCATGACGATGCGCAAGCTCGCGATCCGCATTTCGCGTGAGGTCGAGGCATTCGGCTACGTCACGAGCCCGAACACGATCCAGCCGATCCTTGGGGGTCATAAGAAGAAGACGCGCGGCTTCATCTACCGCGCCATGCTCCACCTCGACGGCGTCGCGCCGACGCGCGTGCCCGAGGAGCACGTCTTCGGGGCGCCGCACGGCGAGCGCTCGACCGAGCCTCCACCCTCGGCGGATCCACCGCTCGACGCCGAGTCACGCCCGCGGAGTCATCTCGCCCCAAAAGCATCGAGCCCTGACGGGGCTGCCCGCAAGCCGCGCCCCGAGGGCCTCGGTTCGAGCCCGGCGGCGCAGTCCCCGTTCGGGGCGTATCGCGCGGCGATCCGGCGGTATCAGGTGCTCGATCGTGAGACCGAGCTCGATCTCGCCTGGCGGTACCGGCGCGAGGGCGATCACGCGGCCGCGAACACGCTCGTGGAGAGCCACCTGCAATTCGTGGTGAAGGTGGCCGCGCAGTACCGAGGTTACGGCATGCAGCTCTCCGACCTCGTGGAGGAGGGCAACCTCGGCCTGCTCGAAGCGGTCCGACGGTTCGAGCCGTCGCGCAACCTGCGCTTCAAGACGTACGCGGTCTACTGGATCCGCGCCTATATCGTGGACCACTTGCTCCGCGAGTGGAGCATGGTCGGCGGCGGGACGGGGCCGCTCGTGTCGCGCACGTTTTTCCGGCTGCGGCGCGAGCGGGCCAAGCTCGAAATGCAGCTCGGCGAGGGCGACGCCTCGATCGACACGTTGCTCGCGACCCGGTTCCAGACGACGGAGGACGCGATCCGATCGATGTCGCAGCGGGTCGCGTCGCGCGACACCTCGCTCGACGCGCAGGCGCGAATGGAGGGCGGGCCGACGCTGCTGGAGATGCTGCGCGATCCGTCGTCGGATCCGGAGCACCTCACGGCGAGCGCGGAGCGCGACGCGTTCGTCCGCGGCGTGGTGGGCCGCGTGTGGAAGGCGCTCGACCCACGCGAGCGGCTCATCGTGGAGGAGCGGCTGCTCTCGGACGACGACGAGGTGAGCCTCGCGGATCTCGGCCGTCGTCTCGGCGTCTCGCGCGAGCGCATGCGGCAGCTCGAAGCGCGTACGAAGTCGAAGCTTCGCAGCGCGTTCGAGGCCGTCGTGCGCGAAGGCAGCGAGGCTGCCGAGGTGCTGCTCGCGGCGACGCAACCCGAGCCCGAGATCGAAGCGCTCTGCGCTTGA
- a CDS encoding BamA/TamA family outer membrane protein — protein MIGARSLVWLSALAVVATPALAAAADPPSPSTTTPPEPQQRARLRYTLEGIELRGNVRTAGRVVLRYVKFRAGDVLDVDDPELELTRYRLLGTGFFAQVDLSLRKGSRRGAAVLIIEVVERNTLVVQNLWAGVAADEDTAGNARPLSAFLGVQVAETNLAGTGITLGAGVALAADQFALRTSFVDPSFVGTGWSAAITVLYNDARDFFGNRDVLFEAPLIAQREVTDYAVVAYRRFGATIGTGHDLGVSSSFALDYHLEQIDATVPVAASHMRGLSREPVDFSIRPGRSVLSTVRGTLTYDTRDAPFLTARGTHAQASVTVGIPGTDYSFQKFEGTLRRWWRLPWRHVVRFDAYVGAIAGDAPFFEQFYVGDFTDLLPDRLLALAPDRRQPPNLLGTDIIEVRYGNFAAKIEGEYRIPLYTGRESVYGVDLFASAGIYSVATRREFTDPPTGYRGWSRLPVDVTGNLGLRLDTKLGGVTVAFSNVLGLVAARNGARK, from the coding sequence GTGATCGGCGCGCGATCGCTCGTCTGGCTCTCCGCCCTCGCCGTCGTGGCGACGCCGGCCCTCGCCGCGGCTGCCGATCCGCCGTCGCCGAGCACGACCACGCCGCCGGAGCCGCAGCAACGGGCCCGCCTCCGCTACACGCTCGAAGGGATCGAGCTGCGCGGCAACGTCCGCACCGCAGGGCGCGTCGTCCTTCGCTACGTGAAGTTCCGCGCGGGGGATGTGCTCGACGTCGACGACCCGGAGCTCGAGCTCACGCGCTACCGGCTCCTCGGCACGGGTTTTTTCGCGCAGGTGGATCTCAGCTTGCGCAAGGGGTCGCGGCGCGGCGCCGCCGTGCTCATCATCGAGGTCGTCGAGCGCAACACGCTCGTCGTGCAGAACCTCTGGGCCGGCGTCGCCGCGGATGAAGACACGGCCGGAAATGCGCGCCCGCTCTCGGCGTTCCTCGGCGTGCAGGTGGCCGAGACGAACCTCGCGGGCACGGGGATCACGCTCGGCGCGGGCGTCGCGCTCGCCGCTGATCAGTTCGCGCTGCGCACGAGCTTCGTCGATCCCTCGTTCGTCGGGACGGGCTGGTCAGCCGCGATCACCGTGCTCTACAACGACGCGCGCGACTTCTTCGGCAACCGCGACGTCCTCTTCGAAGCGCCGCTCATCGCGCAGCGCGAGGTGACGGACTACGCGGTCGTCGCCTACCGCCGCTTCGGCGCCACGATCGGCACCGGCCACGACCTCGGCGTCTCCTCGTCCTTCGCGCTCGACTACCACCTCGAACAGATCGACGCGACCGTGCCCGTCGCGGCCTCGCACATGCGCGGGCTCTCGCGCGAGCCGGTCGATTTCTCCATCCGGCCCGGCCGCAGCGTGCTCTCGACGGTGCGCGGCACGCTGACGTACGACACGCGCGACGCGCCGTTCCTGACCGCGCGCGGGACACACGCGCAGGCGTCCGTGACCGTCGGGATCCCGGGCACCGATTACAGCTTCCAGAAGTTCGAGGGGACGCTGCGGCGCTGGTGGCGCCTGCCGTGGCGGCACGTCGTGAGGTTCGACGCGTACGTGGGCGCGATCGCGGGCGACGCGCCCTTCTTCGAACAGTTTTACGTCGGAGATTTCACCGACCTCCTGCCCGATCGCCTGCTCGCGCTCGCGCCGGATCGGAGGCAGCCGCCGAACTTGCTCGGCACGGACATCATCGAGGTCCGTTACGGCAATTTCGCCGCGAAGATCGAGGGCGAGTATCGGATCCCGCTCTACACGGGGCGCGAGTCGGTCTACGGCGTGGACCTCTTCGCGTCGGCGGGCATTTATTCGGTGGCGACGCGCCGCGAGTTCACGGATCCGCCAACGGGGTACCGTGGTTGGTCGCGCCTGCCGGTCGACGTCACGGGCAACCTCGGCTTGCGTCTCGACACGAAGCTCGGCGGCGTGACGGTCGCGTTTTCGAACGTGCTCGGGCTCGTCGCCGCGCGCAACGGTGCACGCAAATGA
- the hisIE gene encoding bifunctional phosphoribosyl-AMP cyclohydrolase/phosphoribosyl-ATP diphosphatase HisIE, with the protein MELAWGEAGLLPAIVQDRLTGQVRMLAYMNRASLERTIETGRATFFSRSRGALWEKGETSGNTLAVATIVADCDADALLLLVDPVGPTCHTGKPACFFRRVDERGIAAESGVDAAAFLDVLEREIEARRTSSAEKSYTRSLLDGGPAKIGAKIREEADELVRAIEGEDDTRVANEAADLVYHVLVGLASRGVSLREVVHVLAARAGTSGHEEKANRRGPR; encoded by the coding sequence GTGGAGCTCGCCTGGGGCGAGGCGGGGCTCTTGCCCGCAATCGTTCAAGACAGGCTGACGGGTCAGGTGCGCATGCTCGCGTACATGAACCGCGCGTCGCTCGAACGGACGATCGAGACGGGGCGAGCAACGTTCTTCAGTCGATCCCGCGGCGCGCTTTGGGAGAAGGGCGAGACGAGTGGCAACACGCTCGCCGTCGCGACGATCGTCGCGGACTGCGACGCCGACGCGCTGCTCCTGCTCGTGGATCCGGTCGGGCCGACGTGCCACACGGGCAAACCCGCGTGTTTCTTCCGCCGCGTGGACGAGCGCGGGATCGCCGCGGAGTCCGGCGTGGATGCAGCCGCGTTCCTCGACGTGCTGGAGCGCGAGATCGAGGCGCGGCGCACGTCGAGCGCGGAGAAGAGCTACACGCGGTCGCTGCTCGACGGAGGCCCGGCGAAGATCGGCGCGAAGATCCGCGAAGAGGCGGACGAGCTCGTCCGTGCGATCGAAGGCGAGGACGACACGCGCGTCGCGAACGAGGCCGCGGATCTCGTGTACCACGTGCTCGTGGGGCTCGCGTCGCGTGGCGTGTCGCTGCGCGAGGTGGTGCACGTGCTCGCCGCGCGCGCAGGGACGAGCGGGCACGAGGAAAAAGCGAACCGACGCGGGCCTCGCTGA